From the Burkholderia ubonensis genome, one window contains:
- the secB gene encoding protein-export chaperone SecB, with protein sequence MSDVENQPFFNIQRVYLKDMSLEQPNSPAIFLEQDMPSVEVEVDVKAERLAESVFEVVVSGTVTAKVKDKVAFLIEAKQAGIFDIRNIPDEQLDPLVGIACPTILFPYLRSNIADAITRAGFPPIHLAEINFQALYEQRLAQLQQQQQAGAAGAPNGSALN encoded by the coding sequence ATGTCCGACGTCGAAAACCAACCGTTCTTCAACATCCAGCGCGTCTACCTGAAGGATATGTCGCTCGAGCAGCCGAATTCGCCGGCGATCTTCCTCGAGCAGGACATGCCGTCGGTTGAGGTCGAAGTCGACGTGAAGGCCGAGCGTCTCGCCGAAAGCGTGTTCGAAGTCGTCGTGTCGGGCACCGTGACCGCGAAGGTGAAGGACAAGGTCGCGTTCCTGATCGAGGCGAAGCAGGCCGGAATTTTTGACATTCGCAACATTCCTGACGAACAGCTCGACCCGCTCGTCGGCATCGCCTGCCCGACGATCCTGTTCCCGTACCTGCGCTCGAACATCGCCGACGCGATCACGCGCGCAGGCTTCCCGCCGATCCACCTCGCCGAGATCAACTTCCAGGCGCTGTACGAGCAGCGTCTCGCGCAGCTCCAGCAGCAACAACAGGCTGGCGCGGCCGGCGCGCCGAACGGCTCGGCGCTGAACTGA
- a CDS encoding NAD(P)H-dependent glycerol-3-phosphate dehydrogenase, protein MKVAVLGAGAWGTALAGHLAARHDTLLWARDAALIAGLQARHENSRYLDGIALPDALRYDANFAAALAHGAADDALCVIGAPVAGLRALCRAMRDAGCVPAHVIWVCKGFEADTHLLPHQVIAAELPEQRSNGVLSGPSFAREVGQGLPVALTIASASAACRDRTLAAFHHGAMRIYTGDDVVGVEVGGAVKNVLAIATGIADGLGLGLNARAALITRGLAEMSRLGVALGGRAETFTGLTGLGDLILTATGDLSRNRTVGLQLAAGRSLNDILAALGHVAEGVRCAQAVLAIAREQAIEMPITEAVCGVLFDGVAPRDAVSGLLRRDARAE, encoded by the coding sequence ATGAAAGTAGCCGTTCTCGGCGCCGGTGCCTGGGGCACCGCGCTCGCGGGCCATCTGGCCGCGCGGCACGACACGCTTCTGTGGGCGCGCGACGCCGCGCTCATCGCCGGGCTGCAGGCCCGGCACGAGAATTCCCGCTATCTCGACGGCATCGCGCTGCCCGATGCGCTGCGCTACGACGCGAATTTCGCCGCGGCGCTCGCGCACGGCGCCGCGGACGACGCGCTGTGCGTGATCGGCGCGCCCGTCGCCGGCCTGCGCGCGCTGTGCCGCGCGATGCGCGACGCGGGCTGCGTGCCCGCGCACGTGATCTGGGTCTGCAAGGGCTTCGAGGCGGACACGCATCTGCTGCCGCATCAGGTGATCGCCGCCGAGCTGCCCGAGCAGCGCAGCAACGGCGTGCTGTCGGGCCCGAGCTTCGCGCGCGAGGTCGGCCAGGGGCTGCCGGTCGCGCTGACGATCGCGAGTGCGTCGGCCGCGTGCCGCGACCGCACGCTCGCGGCGTTCCATCACGGCGCGATGCGGATCTATACCGGCGACGACGTGGTCGGCGTCGAGGTCGGCGGCGCGGTGAAGAACGTGCTGGCGATTGCGACCGGCATCGCCGACGGCCTCGGCCTCGGCCTGAACGCGCGCGCCGCGCTGATCACGCGCGGCCTCGCGGAAATGTCGCGGCTCGGCGTCGCGCTCGGCGGCCGCGCGGAAACCTTCACCGGCCTCACGGGCCTCGGCGACCTGATCCTCACCGCGACGGGCGACCTGTCGCGCAACCGCACGGTCGGCCTGCAACTGGCCGCCGGCCGCTCGCTGAACGACATCCTCGCCGCGCTCGGCCACGTCGCCGAAGGCGTGCGCTGCGCGCAGGCGGTGCTCGCGATCGCGCGCGAGCAAGCGATCGAAATGCCGATCACCGAAGCCGTGTGCGGCGTGCTGTTCGACGGCGTCGCGCCGCGCGACGCGGTCAGCGGCCTGTTGCGGCGGGACGCGCGCGCGGAGTAG
- a CDS encoding O-acetyl-ADP-ribose deacetylase has protein sequence MLQIGSTTLDAQVVDITTLAVDAIVNAANSSLLGGGGVDGAIHRAAGPGLLAECRTLGGCQTGDAKLTRGHGLPARYVIHAVGPVWHGGTQNEAEMLASCYRRAIELAEEVACTSIAFPAISCGVYRYPAAQAVDIAVDTVVDMLPQAPNLARVVFACFSPDIYELYRARLARR, from the coding sequence ATGCTGCAGATCGGTTCCACCACGCTCGACGCGCAGGTCGTCGACATCACGACGCTCGCGGTCGACGCGATCGTCAACGCGGCGAACAGCTCGCTGCTCGGCGGGGGCGGCGTCGACGGCGCGATCCATCGCGCGGCCGGCCCGGGCCTGCTCGCCGAATGCCGCACGCTCGGCGGCTGCCAGACCGGCGACGCGAAACTCACGCGCGGCCACGGGCTGCCGGCCCGATACGTGATTCATGCGGTCGGCCCGGTGTGGCACGGCGGCACGCAGAACGAGGCCGAGATGCTCGCGTCGTGCTACCGCCGCGCGATCGAGCTGGCCGAAGAAGTCGCGTGCACGTCGATCGCGTTTCCGGCGATCAGCTGCGGGGTCTACCGTTATCCGGCCGCGCAGGCGGTCGACATCGCCGTCGATACGGTCGTCGACATGCTGCCGCAGGCGCCGAACCTCGCACGCGTGGTGTTCGCGTGCTTTTCTCCCGACATATACGAGCTGTATCGCGCGCGGCTCGCACGTCGCTGA
- the trmL gene encoding tRNA (uridine(34)/cytosine(34)/5-carboxymethylaminomethyluridine(34)-2'-O)-methyltransferase TrmL, translated as MFNVVLVAPEIPPNTGNVIRLCANTGARLHLIEPLGFPLDDAKMRRAGLDYHEYAEMRVHPDWDAFVAAETPDPARMFAFTTRGSGRFHDHAFQPGDWFVFGSETRGLPAPLLEQFANAQRVRLPMRPGNRSLNLSNTVAVVVFEAWRQAGFEGGD; from the coding sequence ATGTTCAACGTCGTCCTCGTCGCCCCCGAAATTCCGCCGAACACCGGCAACGTGATCCGCCTGTGCGCGAATACCGGCGCGCGGCTGCACCTGATCGAGCCGCTCGGCTTTCCGCTCGACGACGCGAAGATGCGCCGCGCGGGCCTCGACTATCACGAATACGCGGAAATGCGCGTGCATCCGGACTGGGATGCGTTCGTCGCGGCCGAGACGCCCGATCCCGCGCGGATGTTCGCGTTCACGACACGCGGCTCCGGCCGCTTCCACGACCATGCGTTCCAGCCGGGCGACTGGTTCGTGTTCGGCTCGGAAACGCGCGGCCTGCCCGCCCCGCTGCTCGAGCAGTTCGCGAACGCGCAGCGCGTGCGCCTGCCGATGCGGCCGGGCAACCGCAGCCTGAACCTGTCGAACACGGTCGCGGTGGTCGTGTTCGAGGCGTGGCGCCAGGCCGGCTTCGAAGGCGGCGACTGA
- a CDS encoding phosphoribosyltransferase family protein, translating into MIRRPFPESIRVVMSQAFAQIAAIALPNRCALCGNMSHTVICAGCDAAYWNEARLRCAVCAVPLAPGHARRAAGYRCDACRATPPPFDATLALADYRAPLDGLARGLKFHARLALGAEFAGRLARLLADTRGADGGFDVIAPVPLAHARLAARGYNQAWAIARPLARRLGVPADATLLARVVETAPQSRLDRRARRDNVASAFAVACDVAGRHVALVDDVMTSGATLAAAAHALKAAGAARVTNLVALRTARD; encoded by the coding sequence ATGATTCGCCGTCCATTTCCGGAGTCGATCCGCGTCGTTATGTCGCAGGCTTTCGCGCAGATCGCGGCAATCGCGCTGCCGAACCGCTGCGCACTGTGCGGCAATATGTCACATACGGTGATCTGCGCCGGATGCGATGCCGCGTACTGGAACGAAGCGCGCCTGCGCTGCGCCGTCTGCGCGGTGCCGCTCGCCCCGGGGCACGCGCGGCGCGCGGCCGGCTACCGGTGCGACGCATGCCGCGCCACGCCGCCGCCGTTCGATGCGACACTCGCGCTCGCCGATTACCGGGCGCCGCTCGACGGCCTCGCGCGCGGACTGAAATTCCACGCGCGGCTCGCGCTCGGCGCGGAATTCGCCGGCCGGCTCGCCCGGCTGCTCGCCGACACGCGCGGCGCGGACGGCGGCTTCGACGTAATCGCGCCGGTGCCGCTTGCCCATGCTCGGCTCGCCGCGCGCGGCTACAACCAGGCGTGGGCGATTGCGCGGCCGCTCGCGCGCCGGCTCGGCGTGCCGGCCGACGCGACGCTGCTCGCGCGCGTGGTGGAAACGGCGCCGCAGTCGCGGCTCGACCGGCGCGCGCGGCGCGACAACGTCGCATCGGCCTTCGCGGTCGCGTGCGACGTCGCGGGTCGCCATGTCGCGCTCGTCGACGACGTGATGACGTCGGGCGCGACGCTGGCCGCCGCAGCGCACGCGCTGAAAGCGGCGGGCGCCGCACGCGTGACGAATCTGGTTGCGCTGCGCACCGCCAGGGATTAA
- a CDS encoding methyltransferase domain-containing protein, with product MSPPSTLSGRPAYDARRLRRIFDRRAATFDAVAFLPREIAHRMCERLEYIKVSPAAVLDAGCGAGDDLPALRARFPEAPVFGVDLSGAMLARAGQREVEQTSWRRWLPASLGKALGQRGPRVAQADFSALPFAAGAFDLIWSNLALHWHSRPDTVLPEWQRVLRVNGLLMFSTLGPDTLRELRAACGEAEAALGMASAAPPRVIDFVDMHDLGDMLVESGFEIPVMDQEVLTVTYKSPDSLLADVRRWGAYPFERAAPQRATRRFRQALGDALDARRRADGTIPLTFEVIYGHAWKAVPRTTAEGHGIVRIEDIGKGRPKNR from the coding sequence ATGTCCCCACCTTCGACCCTCTCCGGCCGTCCGGCCTATGACGCGAGGCGCCTGCGTCGGATCTTCGACCGCCGCGCGGCCACGTTCGACGCGGTTGCGTTCCTGCCGCGCGAGATTGCGCACCGGATGTGCGAGCGTCTCGAATACATCAAGGTGAGCCCCGCGGCCGTGCTGGACGCGGGCTGCGGCGCGGGCGACGACCTGCCGGCGCTGCGCGCGCGCTTTCCCGAGGCGCCGGTGTTCGGCGTCGACCTGTCCGGCGCGATGCTCGCGCGGGCGGGGCAGCGCGAGGTCGAGCAGACGAGCTGGCGCCGCTGGCTGCCTGCGTCGCTCGGCAAGGCGCTCGGCCAGCGCGGCCCGCGCGTCGCGCAGGCGGACTTCTCGGCGCTGCCGTTCGCGGCCGGCGCGTTCGACCTGATCTGGTCGAATCTCGCGCTGCACTGGCATTCGCGCCCCGACACGGTGCTGCCCGAGTGGCAGCGCGTGCTGCGCGTCAACGGCCTGCTGATGTTCAGCACGCTCGGCCCCGACACGCTGCGCGAGCTGCGCGCGGCCTGCGGCGAGGCCGAGGCCGCGCTCGGCATGGCGAGCGCCGCGCCCCCCCGCGTCATCGATTTCGTCGACATGCACGACCTCGGCGACATGCTCGTCGAGAGCGGCTTCGAGATTCCCGTGATGGACCAGGAAGTGCTGACCGTCACCTACAAGTCCCCCGATTCGCTGCTGGCCGACGTGCGCCGCTGGGGCGCCTATCCGTTCGAGCGCGCGGCGCCGCAGCGCGCGACGCGGCGCTTCCGGCAGGCGCTCGGCGATGCGCTCGACGCGCGCCGGCGCGCGGACGGCACGATCCCGCTGACCTTCGAGGTGATCTACGGCCACGCGTGGAAGGCCGTGCCGCGCACGACCGCGGAAGGGCACGGCATCGTCCGCATCGAGGACATCGGAAAGGGGCGTCCGAAGAATCGGTAA
- a CDS encoding DUF2244 domain-containing protein: protein MQACIACHSREAAMEAASVSTDSADAEPVLEDWLMKRNCSMSPRQFVLFYASLAGFSLAIAAMLMWQGAWLVMPFTGVELLAVGVAFAVYARHAVDYERIRLFPHRLVIERMNAEQLTQIEFNPRWVRVEPGATPRDPIRLVSRGQTVVIGQHLAQYRRAQFADELRAALRRCG, encoded by the coding sequence ATGCAGGCATGCATCGCATGCCATTCGCGTGAGGCGGCGATGGAAGCAGCGAGTGTTTCGACTGATTCGGCGGATGCGGAGCCTGTCCTCGAGGACTGGCTCATGAAGCGCAACTGTTCGATGTCGCCGCGCCAGTTCGTGCTGTTTTACGCGTCGCTCGCAGGCTTTTCGCTGGCGATCGCGGCAATGCTGATGTGGCAGGGGGCGTGGCTCGTCATGCCTTTCACCGGAGTCGAGCTGCTGGCGGTAGGCGTCGCGTTTGCGGTCTACGCGCGGCATGCGGTCGATTACGAGCGCATCAGGCTGTTTCCGCACCGGCTCGTGATCGAACGGATGAATGCGGAGCAGCTCACGCAGATCGAATTCAACCCGCGCTGGGTGCGGGTCGAGCCGGGCGCGACGCCACGCGATCCGATTCGGCTGGTATCGCGCGGGCAGACCGTCGTGATCGGGCAGCATCTCGCGCAGTACAGGCGCGCGCAGTTCGCCGACGAGCTGCGCGCGGCGCTCCGGCGCTGCGGCTGA
- the coxB gene encoding cytochrome c oxidase subunit II: MEILGKDAMKTIKRALTGVLACSGLLFAGAALAVGDSPGGPRVNEINFQPPVTKIAEELYDLHTMMLILCTVIFVGVFGVMFYSIFAHRKSKGHKAANFHESTTVEIIWTIVPFIIVVLMALPATKAVVAMKDTTNADLTVKVTGYQWKWGYDYVKGPGEGISFLSTLSTPRDAVMGKKPISDTYLQEVDNPLVVPVNKKVRIITTANDVVHSWYVPAFGVKQDAIPGFVRDTWFKADKVGTFRGFCTELCGKEHAYMPVVVEVLSDEDYAKWVSAQKAKLAGAAVDPNKVYTMAELVSHGEEVYKANCAACHQANGKGVGAFPAIDGGKISNGPIAGHLEQVLKGKGAMPSWASLSDLDIASVITYERNSWGNHKNDLLQPKQVADARNGKLPEDAANTAGAAPEQAASGAAAPAATAALSTIYFETGKDTLPADAQSAIAAAADYAKAHPDAKLALSGFTDKSGSADANAELAKHRAQAVRDALKAAGVAEDHIILKKPETITGGADAKEARRVEIGPAA, encoded by the coding sequence ATGGAAATTTTGGGTAAGGATGCTATGAAAACAATCAAGCGAGCCCTCACGGGCGTGCTGGCATGCAGCGGACTGCTCTTTGCCGGTGCCGCTCTGGCGGTCGGTGACAGCCCGGGCGGTCCCCGCGTCAACGAGATCAACTTTCAGCCGCCTGTCACGAAGATCGCCGAGGAGCTCTACGATCTCCACACGATGATGCTGATCCTCTGTACGGTGATCTTCGTCGGCGTGTTCGGCGTGATGTTCTATTCGATCTTCGCGCACCGCAAATCCAAGGGCCACAAGGCCGCCAATTTCCATGAAAGCACGACCGTCGAAATCATCTGGACGATCGTGCCGTTCATCATCGTCGTGCTGATGGCGCTGCCGGCCACCAAGGCCGTGGTCGCGATGAAGGACACGACGAACGCCGATCTCACGGTCAAGGTCACCGGCTACCAGTGGAAGTGGGGCTACGACTACGTGAAGGGCCCGGGCGAGGGCATCAGCTTCCTGTCGACGCTGTCGACCCCGCGCGACGCGGTGATGGGCAAGAAGCCGATCAGCGACACCTACCTGCAGGAAGTCGACAACCCGCTCGTCGTGCCGGTCAACAAGAAAGTCCGCATCATCACGACCGCGAACGACGTGGTCCACTCGTGGTACGTGCCCGCGTTCGGCGTGAAGCAGGATGCGATTCCGGGCTTCGTGCGCGACACGTGGTTCAAGGCCGACAAGGTCGGCACCTTCCGCGGCTTCTGTACCGAACTGTGCGGCAAGGAGCACGCGTACATGCCGGTTGTCGTCGAAGTGCTGTCGGACGAAGACTACGCGAAGTGGGTCAGCGCGCAGAAGGCCAAGCTGGCCGGCGCGGCAGTCGACCCGAACAAGGTTTACACGATGGCCGAGCTGGTGTCGCACGGCGAGGAAGTCTACAAGGCGAACTGCGCGGCCTGCCACCAGGCGAACGGCAAGGGCGTCGGCGCGTTCCCGGCGATCGACGGCGGCAAGATCTCCAACGGCCCGATCGCAGGCCACCTCGAGCAGGTGCTGAAGGGCAAGGGCGCGATGCCGTCGTGGGCGTCGCTGTCGGACCTCGACATCGCGTCGGTCATCACCTACGAGCGCAACTCGTGGGGCAACCACAAGAACGACCTGCTGCAACCGAAGCAGGTGGCGGACGCGCGTAACGGCAAGCTGCCGGAAGACGCCGCGAATACCGCGGGCGCAGCGCCGGAACAGGCGGCCTCGGGCGCAGCGGCGCCGGCGGCCACGGCCGCGCTGTCGACGATCTATTTCGAAACGGGCAAGGACACGCTGCCGGCCGACGCACAGTCGGCGATCGCGGCGGCGGCGGACTATGCGAAGGCGCATCCGGACGCGAAGCTCGCGCTGTCGGGCTTCACCGACAAGTCGGGCTCGGCCGACGCGAACGCCGAACTGGCCAAGCACCGCGCGCAAGCCGTGCGCGATGCGCTGAAGGCGGCGGGCGTGGCGGAAGACCACATCATTCTGAAGAAGCCGGAAACGATCACGGGCGGGGCGGACGCGAAGGAAGCCCGGCGTGTCGAGATCGGCCCGGCGGCCTGA
- the ctaD gene encoding cytochrome c oxidase subunit I: protein MSSIGHDVAAGHAHDDHAHETPHGWRRWLFATNHKDIGTLYLLFSFIMFLSGGVMALAIRVELFEPGLQIMRPEFFNELTTMHGLIMVFGAIMPAFVGFANWMIPLQIGASDMAFARMNNFSFWLLPVAAVLLVGSFFAPGGATAAGWTLYAPLSTQMGPGMDFAIFAVHIMGASSIMGGINIVVTILNMRAPGMTLMKMPMFAWTWLITAYLLIAVMPVLAGAITMVLFDRHFGTSFFNAAGGGDPVMYQHIFWFFGHPEVYIMILPAFGIVSQVIPAFARKTLFGYSSMVYATASIAILSFMVWAHHMFATGMPVTGQLFFMYATMLIAVPTGVKVFNWLATMWRGSMTFETPMLFAIGFLFVFTFGGLTGLMLAMAPLDIQYHGTYFVVAHFHYVLVAGSLFALFAGWYYWSPKWTGWMYSETRGKIHFWASMIFFNLTFFPMHFVGLAGMPRRYADYPAQFTDFNQVATIGAFGFGLAQVYFLFAVVLPAYRGGGELEKASDKPWDGATGLEWTVPSPAPFHTFEHPPTVE, encoded by the coding sequence ATGTCTAGCATCGGGCACGACGTAGCCGCGGGCCACGCGCACGACGACCACGCGCACGAAACCCCGCACGGCTGGCGGCGCTGGCTGTTCGCCACCAACCACAAGGACATCGGTACGCTGTACCTGCTGTTCTCGTTCATCATGTTCCTGTCGGGCGGCGTGATGGCGCTCGCGATCCGCGTCGAGCTGTTCGAGCCGGGCCTGCAGATCATGCGTCCGGAGTTCTTCAACGAGCTCACGACGATGCACGGCCTGATCATGGTGTTCGGCGCGATCATGCCGGCGTTCGTCGGCTTCGCGAACTGGATGATCCCGCTGCAGATCGGCGCATCCGACATGGCGTTCGCGCGGATGAACAACTTCAGCTTCTGGCTGCTGCCGGTCGCAGCCGTGCTGCTGGTCGGCTCGTTCTTCGCGCCGGGCGGCGCGACGGCCGCGGGCTGGACGCTGTATGCGCCGCTGTCGACGCAGATGGGCCCGGGCATGGACTTCGCGATCTTCGCGGTGCACATCATGGGCGCGTCGTCGATCATGGGCGGCATCAACATCGTCGTGACGATCCTGAACATGCGCGCGCCGGGCATGACGCTGATGAAGATGCCGATGTTCGCGTGGACGTGGCTGATCACCGCGTACCTGCTGATCGCGGTGATGCCGGTGCTCGCAGGCGCGATCACGATGGTGCTGTTCGACCGCCACTTCGGCACGTCGTTCTTCAACGCGGCAGGCGGCGGCGACCCGGTGATGTACCAGCACATCTTCTGGTTCTTCGGCCACCCCGAGGTGTACATCATGATTCTGCCGGCGTTCGGGATCGTGTCGCAGGTGATTCCGGCGTTCGCGCGCAAGACGCTGTTCGGCTACAGCTCGATGGTGTACGCGACGGCTTCGATCGCGATCCTGTCGTTCATGGTCTGGGCGCACCACATGTTCGCGACCGGCATGCCGGTGACGGGCCAGCTGTTCTTCATGTACGCGACGATGCTGATCGCGGTGCCGACGGGCGTGAAGGTGTTCAACTGGCTCGCGACGATGTGGCGCGGCTCGATGACCTTCGAAACCCCGATGCTGTTCGCGATCGGCTTCCTGTTCGTGTTCACGTTCGGCGGCCTGACGGGCCTGATGCTGGCGATGGCGCCGCTCGACATCCAGTACCACGGCACCTACTTCGTGGTCGCGCACTTCCACTACGTGCTGGTGGCGGGTTCCTTGTTCGCGCTGTTCGCGGGCTGGTACTACTGGTCGCCGAAGTGGACGGGCTGGATGTACAGCGAGACGCGCGGCAAGATCCACTTCTGGGCGTCGATGATCTTCTTCAACCTGACGTTCTTCCCGATGCACTTCGTCGGTCTCGCGGGCATGCCGCGCCGCTATGCGGACTACCCGGCGCAGTTCACGGACTTCAACCAGGTCGCGACGATCGGCGCATTCGGTTTTGGTCTCGCGCAGGTGTACTTCCTGTTCGCGGTCGTGCTGCCGGCCTACCGTGGCGGCGGCGAGCTGGAAAAGGCGTCCGACAAGCCGTGGGACGGCGCGACGGGCCTCGAGTGGACGGTGCCGAGCCCGGCTCCTTTCCATACGTTCGAGCACCCGCCGACCGTCGAGTAA
- a CDS encoding cytochrome oxidase small assembly protein, with amino-acid sequence MNRNPQQRRTPEQIRAGNKRLGLILLAIAAVFFVGVVIKQWWLSTH; translated from the coding sequence ATGAACCGGAATCCACAACAAAGACGCACGCCCGAGCAGATCCGCGCGGGCAACAAGCGGCTCGGCCTGATTCTGCTTGCGATCGCCGCCGTCTTTTTTGTGGGTGTCGTGATCAAGCAGTGGTGGCTGTCCACTCACTGA
- a CDS encoding cytochrome c oxidase assembly protein produces the protein MSKPEAEHTDRGFNRSMLVKLFVVAGLMFGFGFALVPMYRAICQITGINNLVQRDVSEREAKNTQVDKSRTVSVEFDANARGPLGFKPEHNSLDVHPGELTTIVYDVTNGQSRPVVAQAIPSYAPKQATEFFRKIECFCFTQQTLAANESRKMPVVFVIDPKLPKDVKTITLSYTFFELNTPAQATAGAAKQSGSTKPGA, from the coding sequence ATGTCGAAGCCGGAAGCGGAGCACACGGATCGCGGGTTCAACCGTTCGATGCTGGTGAAGCTCTTCGTCGTGGCCGGGCTGATGTTCGGCTTCGGTTTCGCGCTGGTGCCGATGTATCGCGCGATCTGCCAGATCACCGGCATCAACAACCTCGTGCAGCGCGACGTCAGCGAGCGCGAGGCGAAGAACACGCAGGTCGACAAGAGCCGCACCGTGTCGGTCGAGTTCGACGCGAACGCGCGCGGCCCGCTGGGTTTCAAGCCGGAGCACAACAGCCTCGACGTGCATCCGGGCGAGTTGACGACGATCGTGTACGACGTGACGAACGGCCAGAGCCGTCCGGTCGTCGCGCAGGCGATCCCGAGCTACGCGCCGAAGCAGGCGACGGAGTTTTTCAGGAAGATCGAGTGCTTTTGCTTCACGCAGCAGACGCTGGCCGCGAACGAGTCGCGCAAGATGCCGGTGGTGTTCGTGATCGATCCGAAATTGCCGAAGGACGTGAAGACGATCACGCTGTCGTACACGTTCTTCGAACTGAATACGCCGGCCCAAGCGACAGCCGGTGCGGCGAAGCAGTCCGGCTCGACGAAGCCGGGCGCATGA
- a CDS encoding DUF2970 domain-containing protein gives MTEVKRSGSFGQALKAVLWSFFGVRKRRDLEADATQLNPLHVLIVALIAAGVFIGVLILIVRAVVG, from the coding sequence ATGACGGAGGTCAAGCGAAGCGGCTCGTTCGGCCAGGCGTTGAAGGCGGTGCTGTGGTCGTTCTTCGGCGTGCGCAAGCGGCGCGACCTGGAAGCCGACGCGACGCAACTGAATCCGCTGCACGTGCTGATCGTCGCGCTGATCGCGGCCGGCGTGTTCATCGGCGTGCTGATCCTGATCGTGCGCGCCGTCGTGGGCTGA